GGCAGACAGCCGTTTAACCGCCTGCAGGGCCGATTTCCAATCGAGCAAATGGCTGAAGTCCAGCGACTTGATCGTCACCTTCGAGCCGAATTCCCTCTGCACCCCGTCGAGGAACGCTTCGTCCGCGTCCAAATTTTTGCCGACATAAAGCCTGAACACATCGAAGCCCATCTTGTATCTTTGGCGGACCACCTCGAGATTCTCCTCGACTTCCTCCATGAAGCGATGGCGGAAAATCGGGTAGCACACCTTGATCTTGTCCTTCACCCTGCCGCCGATAAAGTCCGCGACGGAGGTGTTAAGCGCCTTCGCGCAAAGGTCATGCAGCGCCGCGTCGACGCCGTTGCGGACGAAGTTGCCTTTTTCATAGTAAAAATGCGTCTCCGGAAAATGGCTGAGCAGCTCGCGGTTGATCAGCGAAATATCGAACGGGTTTTGCCCGACCAAAATCGACTTCAGCACCGAGGTCAAATCCTTGACATCGAGCGAATAATACGGCAGATGGGAAAAATCCGACATTTCGCCAATCCCCGTCAGTCCTTCATCCGTCATGATCTCGACGATCACATGTTTGCTGACAAAACCCGTTTGTCTGGGCACGCCCACCACCGTTAATCGCAAATCGGAAATTTTCATCGTACGCGCGCTCCCTTTCGGTTAGTTTTCGTTTTTCTTGACAAAAACGATCGTCCGGCGAATATGAGAGATCATCGCTTGCTCGGCGCCGTCGGGCATTCTCGCGGCGATTTTCTCGTAGATCAGGCGGTGCTCCTTGTAAGCCCGATCCAGCTCGTCCGTATGCGCCAGCGCTTTTTTCCGGAACGTTTGGTCATAAGAGCGGATCGCGGAAATTTGCTGAAAAATGTAATTGTTTTTGGCGGCGACCCGGATTATTTTATGAAAGCTGGCATTTAATACGATGAGCTGCCCGTTATCCTTGTTCATGGTCGCGATTTCCATCTTGTCGATCACCGAGGTCAATTGCGCCAGCTCCGAGTCCGTAATTTTCAGCGCCGCAAGTCTTGCCGCCACCCCTTCCAGCGCCGAACGCGCCCAGTTGATTTCCTCGATCGAATTCATGATATCGCTCGAAACGTACGTCCCTTTTCTCGCGGAAGTCGTCACCAGCCCCTCCTGCTCCAGCATGCGCAGCGCTTCCTTGAGCGGAGTCGTGCTGATGCCGAACGTCTCCGCCAGCTCCCTCTCCCGCAAATGATGCCCCGGCTGAAATTGCCCCGATAAAATGGCCTCCTTCAGCTTCTCGTATACGACCTCGCGAATCGAGCGGGTTTGCGACGTAATCGTATCCGCCATTTGATAAAGCTCCATCGACTGCTCCTCCTCTACGTTCATGTGATTTTTC
The window above is part of the Paenibacillus hamazuiensis genome. Proteins encoded here:
- a CDS encoding mandelate racemase/muconate lactonizing enzyme family protein; this translates as MKISDLRLTVVGVPRQTGFVSKHVIVEIMTDEGLTGIGEMSDFSHLPYYSLDVKDLTSVLKSILVGQNPFDISLINRELLSHFPETHFYYEKGNFVRNGVDAALHDLCAKALNTSVADFIGGRVKDKIKVCYPIFRHRFMEEVEENLEVVRQRYKMGFDVFRLYVGKNLDADEAFLDGVQREFGSKVTIKSLDFSHLLDWKSALQAVKRLSAYKFQLIESPSVQNDFEGLYQFRTRVDYPVSEHVWSFYQQHHMIRHDSVDIFNISPIFIGGLTCARKAAAAAEIAGKGVLLGTTQELSIGTAAMAHLGASLVNLNYTSDPTGPELYVGDIVKNPVVYESGYLLVPDRGLPGLGMELDREKIDRFKVDDLSWGNSTVHQLQDRTASKK
- a CDS encoding GntR family transcriptional regulator translates to MNVEEEQSMELYQMADTITSQTRSIREVVYEKLKEAILSGQFQPGHHLRERELAETFGISTTPLKEALRMLEQEGLVTTSARKGTYVSSDIMNSIEEINWARSALEGVAARLAALKITDSELAQLTSVIDKMEIATMNKDNGQLIVLNASFHKIIRVAAKNNYIFQQISAIRSYDQTFRKKALAHTDELDRAYKEHRLIYEKIAARMPDGAEQAMISHIRRTIVFVKKNEN